A genomic segment from Lytechinus variegatus isolate NC3 chromosome 10, Lvar_3.0, whole genome shotgun sequence encodes:
- the LOC121423277 gene encoding cystine/glutamate transporter-like, producing the protein MSMTIITVVYLLTNVAYFTVLSESEMLASSAVALDFGQRVLGSWWWTMSVAVAMSTYGSLNGGVFGLARFLLVASREGHMPAIASMIHIDRKTPLPAAALLVPLCLLMLISDDVGSLINYLSFTRWLFIGLTCAIIPYYRWKYPELHRPFKVPLVVPIVFVLCAFFVVGMSLYSSPVDCGIGLGIMLAGIPVYYLCVWWENKPDWINNKLDRATIFLQQFLFVVPPEEGDD; encoded by the exons ATGTCTATGACAATAATAACCGTGGTTTACTTGCTGACCAACGTGGCTTATTTCACAGTCCTATCCGAGAGTGAGATGCTGGCATCTAGTGCAGTAGCATTG GATTTTGGACAGCGGGTATTAGGATCTTGGTGGTGGACTATGAGTGTTGCTGTTGCTATGTCAACCTATGGATCTTTAAATGGAGGAGTTTTTGGATTGGCAAG GTTCCTACTTGTTGCGTCACGTGAAGGTCACATGCCTGCCATAGCATCGATGATACATATTGATCGGAAAACCCCTTTACCTGCTGCCGCATTACTG GTTCCCCTCTGCCTTTTGATGCTGATAAGTGATGACGTAGGAAGCCTTATCAACTACCTCAGTTTTACACGATGGCTGTTTATCGGACTCACGTGTGCTATTATACCGTACTATAGATGGAAATATCCTGAATTACATCGCCCGTTTAAG GTTCCTCTGGTTGTCCCGATAGTTTTCGTGCTGTGTGCGTTTTTCGTAGTTGGTATGTCACTATACAGCAGTCCTGTAGATTGTGGTATTGGTTTAGGAATCATGTTAGCCGGGATACCAGTCTATTACCTGTGTGTTTGGTGGGAGAATAAACCAGATTGGATCAACAATAAATTGG ATCGAGCAACCATATTTTTACAGCAGTTCCTCTTTGTTGTGCCCCCGGAGGAAGGAGACGACTAG
- the LOC121422693 gene encoding cystine/glutamate transporter-like, translated as MARSRKASDEANQGTSLKDLTNNNAAVRLTRQVTLLDSISLIVGMIIGSGIFISPISVLENSGGIGWSLLVWALCGIISMLGALSYAELGTTFPVSGGDFSYLLEAYGPIPAFLRLWTSVVSIRTASAAVLSLTCATYILLPFYPNCEVSPVVLRLVSACILCCIFFVNSVSVPLSRNIQVLFTAAKLLGLAVIVVSGMIQLANGETSNFANAFDTSEFDFKKFPLAIYSGLFAYSGW; from the exons ATGGCGCGATCGAGGAAAGCCTCAGACGAGGCAAACCAAGGCACTTCTCTCAAGGATCTCACCAACAACAATGCAGCAGTTCGTCTTACCCGCCAGGTCACTCTGTTAGATAGCATATCCCTGATCGTTGGAATGATCATAGGGTCCGGTATCTTCATCTCTCCCATAAGCGTCCTCGAAAACTCTGGAGGGATCGGTTGGTCTCTCCTTGTCTGGGCCCTCTGTGGCATCATCTCCATGCTAGGAGCGCTGAGTTACGCTGAGCTCGGTACGACCTTCCCCGTATCTGGAGGGGACTTCTCCTACCTCCTGGAAGCGTATGGCCCGATCCCGGCCTTCCTAAGGCTCTGGACCAGCGTGGTGTCCATCAGAACCGCATCTGCCGCTGTCTTGTCCTTGACGTGTGCAACGTACATTCTTCTTCCGTTTTACCCAAACTGTGAAGTTTCACCCGTTGTGCTGCGACTTGTATCGGCCTGTATTCTTT GTTGCATCTTCTTCGTGAACAGCGTTAGTGTCCCCCTTAGTCGAAATATACAAGTTTTATTCACCGCGGCAAAGCTTCTTGGTTTAGCTGTCATTGTTGTCTCAGGCATGATCCAGTTAGCTAATG gtGAGACATCCAATTTTGCAAACGCCTTCGACACTtctgaatttgattttaaaaaatttcccCTCGCCATTTATTCCGGACTCTTCGCCTACTCTGgatggtaa